The genomic stretch GAACAGTTGCAACTACTGTGATAGGGATAGAAAAGGGAGTTGACATTGTAAGAGTTCACAATGTTTTGGAAAATAAAAGAGCTTGTCTAGTTGCAGATGGCGTATATAGAAAGTGAGGGTAGATTTGTATGGAACAAGAAAAACAAAGGACAATTCAGGAGTATGTACCAGGGAAGCAAGTTACACTTGCACATTTAATAGCAAATCCCGATAAGGATATGTGTGTAAAGTTAGGGCTTGATGAAGAAAAAACAAATGCCATTGGAATATTGACTATTACTCCAGGAGAAGCAGCAATAATAAGTGCAGATATAGCAATAAAATCTGGAAGTATTGAATTGGGATTTTTAGATAGATTTAGTGGAACACTTTTGTTGACAGGAGATTTTGCAAGTGTGGAGTCATCGCTTAGAGCAGTTCTAGGATTTTTACAAGAAACTCTAAAATTTTACATTTGTGAAATTACGAGGTCTTAGATATGAAAAAAATAATGTTAATAGGTAGGACAGGTTGTGGAAAGACTACTTTAACACAAAAATTAAATAATGAAGAGATAAAATACAAAAAAACACAAGCAGTTTCATATAAAAATAGGTTTATAGATACTCCTGGGGAATATGTTGAAAATAAGATATATTATAGGTCATTGTTGGTATTGTCAGCAGATGCTAAAATAATTGTTTTAGTACAAGCTGCAACAGATGAAACAACATTGTTCCCACCAAAGTTTGCAACGATGTTCTCTAAAAAAGAAGTTATAGGGCTTGTAACTAAGATAGACTTAGGAAATGCAAATGTGGAAAGAAGTAA from Fusobacterium simiae encodes the following:
- a CDS encoding EutP/PduV family microcompartment system protein, which produces MKKIMLIGRTGCGKTTLTQKLNNEEIKYKKTQAVSYKNRFIDTPGEYVENKIYYRSLLVLSADAKIIVLVQAATDETTLFPPKFATMFSKKEVIGLVTKIDLGNANVERSKRILLEAGATEVFTIGLNDEKGLEKIRKRLVINES
- a CDS encoding BMC domain-containing protein encodes the protein MEQEKQRTIQEYVPGKQVTLAHLIANPDKDMCVKLGLDEEKTNAIGILTITPGEAAIISADIAIKSGSIELGFLDRFSGTLLLTGDFASVESSLRAVLGFLQETLKFYICEITRS